A single Chryseobacterium sp. DNA region contains:
- a CDS encoding glycoside hydrolase family protein has translation MGGRSSQNPLKLKVIQPKILVETSKWIDNDGSSGNVIKEAGYEQEVCAFVKYEGLQGEEVTLQIYDNDSNGVNLVHNIAGTLPENNSGVYWPFTLNNSIKLKIEARGLTKDGQLHFKLAPKDPSLKILNGEKALGEYLKVSNIPKIVDGYFCDATDTEKYYNSPIDKALYFKVYAINMVDKKVEVHFMTQSDPYFDIAWSAKQWKDWKDVKEKFSKETFFHKAEGTINKKGELIVKVDPSKLGKPKNYFKIAAIVKITEGEGKDAKEKAAYMEKTDLAILYATAKLPDMVENKGAVKVGRETLSNNTNCGGKFCIKKGSPKSELIREINIRLAGFGGNVPTDEFTDRTEKMIKQFQRDYMKVPETGKVCGNVLKAIDEFQQKYPINFDEIKCKCGSCTGFGKERNSDEYQKTTIQEKHRKYEYPGIHRSLICAYRASMFYIDKDKQLNFKTKWIESGYRCHDHPIYIRDRTTNHCGKAIDIHYNLLSTGQRTRSNDDMNKIRKDIFMKYTGAKQDWNAGKDIFYLESFATTWVHFDVREFSQEYLTKNYFVKNSEELNGKSIVQLANELGFKDMCSCSGKFSTPNSTSGNSTGNTERVDPKTLKASDQLIAFIKDWEKLMKDPYNDKKGYCTIGYGHLIKKKRCEEITIPDEFKNGINEEKATELFKEDLKEFEQAVQRDVTVKLYQREFDALVDLLFNCGAYFLSANKAPNLYKKLLDEKYEEAAKEFLDIENQTRRKQNYEMFINGNYDSTH, from the coding sequence ATGGGCGGAAGATCTTCACAAAATCCATTAAAACTCAAGGTTATCCAACCGAAAATCCTAGTTGAAACATCCAAATGGATTGATAATGACGGAAGCAGCGGTAATGTAATCAAAGAAGCAGGATATGAACAGGAAGTCTGTGCTTTTGTAAAATATGAAGGACTGCAGGGCGAAGAAGTCACTTTGCAGATCTATGACAATGACAGTAACGGAGTCAATCTGGTCCATAATATAGCCGGAACACTGCCTGAAAATAATAGCGGAGTCTATTGGCCTTTTACCCTTAACAATAGCATAAAACTTAAAATAGAAGCCCGGGGATTAACTAAGGACGGCCAGCTCCATTTTAAACTGGCTCCCAAAGATCCTTCATTGAAGATACTCAACGGAGAAAAAGCATTGGGTGAATATTTAAAGGTCTCCAATATTCCTAAAATTGTAGACGGTTACTTCTGCGATGCCACAGATACCGAAAAATACTACAATTCACCCATCGATAAAGCTTTATATTTTAAAGTGTATGCCATTAATATGGTGGATAAAAAAGTGGAAGTCCATTTCATGACCCAATCCGATCCTTATTTTGATATTGCGTGGAGTGCCAAACAATGGAAAGACTGGAAAGACGTTAAAGAAAAGTTTTCCAAAGAAACCTTCTTCCATAAAGCTGAAGGTACCATCAATAAAAAAGGTGAACTGATCGTAAAAGTAGACCCTTCCAAACTTGGAAAACCTAAAAACTATTTTAAAATAGCTGCCATTGTAAAAATTACAGAAGGCGAAGGTAAAGACGCCAAAGAAAAAGCTGCCTATATGGAAAAGACTGATCTGGCCATTTTATATGCTACCGCAAAACTTCCGGATATGGTGGAGAATAAAGGGGCTGTGAAAGTGGGAAGAGAGACGTTAAGCAACAATACCAACTGTGGGGGCAAATTCTGTATTAAAAAAGGCAGCCCAAAGAGTGAGCTCATCAGGGAAATTAATATCCGTCTGGCTGGATTTGGAGGAAACGTCCCAACAGATGAATTTACGGACAGAACAGAAAAAATGATAAAGCAATTCCAACGGGATTATATGAAAGTTCCGGAAACCGGAAAGGTTTGTGGTAATGTATTGAAGGCGATAGATGAGTTCCAACAGAAATATCCAATAAATTTTGATGAAATTAAATGTAAATGCGGATCTTGTACGGGCTTTGGAAAAGAAAGAAATAGTGATGAATACCAAAAAACAACAATTCAGGAAAAGCATAGAAAATATGAATATCCTGGAATTCATAGAAGTTTGATTTGCGCTTATAGAGCATCTATGTTTTATATTGATAAGGATAAGCAACTTAATTTTAAAACAAAATGGATTGAGTCTGGTTATAGATGCCATGACCATCCAATTTATATAAGAGACAGAACTACTAATCACTGCGGAAAAGCGATAGATATTCATTACAATCTATTAAGCACAGGACAACGGACTAGGAGTAATGATGACATGAATAAAATCAGAAAAGATATTTTCATGAAGTATACGGGGGCTAAACAGGATTGGAACGCGGGTAAAGATATTTTTTATTTAGAGTCTTTTGCTACGACTTGGGTTCACTTTGATGTAAGAGAATTTTCTCAGGAGTATTTAACTAAAAATTATTTTGTGAAAAATTCTGAAGAGCTCAATGGCAAAAGTATTGTACAACTAGCTAATGAATTAGGGTTTAAGGATATGTGTAGCTGTAGTGGTAAATTTTCTACCCCTAACTCTACATCTGGGAATTCTACAGGGAATACAGAACGAGTAGACCCTAAAACGCTTAAAGCAAGTGACCAGCTGATAGCTTTTATTAAAGATTGGGAAAAATTAATGAAAGATCCATACAACGACAAAAAAGGCTATTGTACTATTGGTTATGGGCATTTGATTAAGAAGAAAAGATGTGAAGAAATTACAATACCTGATGAATTTAAAAACGGAATAAACGAAGAAAAAGCAACAGAATTATTTAAAGAAGATTTAAAAGAGTTTGAGCAAGCTGTCCAAAGAGATGTAACAGTTAAACTATATCAAAGAGAATTTGATGCATTGGTTGATTTATTATTCAATTGTGGTGCTTATTTTTTAAGCGCCAATAAAGCACCTAATTTGTACAAAAAATTATTAGATGAAAAATATGAAGAGGCAGCCAAAGAATTTCTAGATATAGAAAACCAAACAAGAAGAAAGCAAAATTATGAAATGTTTATAAATGGAAATTATGATTCGACACATTAA